From the Longimicrobiaceae bacterium genome, one window contains:
- the hisIE gene encoding bifunctional phosphoribosyl-AMP cyclohydrolase/phosphoribosyl-ATP diphosphatase HisIE — MSWIDELAYDERGLVPVVAQDAASGEVLMLAWANAEAVRLTAETGDAHYWSRSRGELWRKGGTSGHVQRVREVRVDCDRDALVYRVEQSGPACHTGERTCFYRAPDGDSLAEAADSRPVLTRIDDIIEQRHAERPEGSYTTYLFDKGVDKILKKVGEEAAETIIAAKNSGTDELRSEAADLVFHLLVLLRERGLPLSDVYAELDARFGAAPRAGSTAPPPSRSSDGT; from the coding sequence GTACGACGAGCGCGGACTGGTGCCCGTGGTGGCGCAGGACGCCGCGAGCGGAGAGGTGCTGATGCTCGCTTGGGCCAACGCCGAGGCGGTGCGGCTGACGGCAGAGACGGGCGATGCGCACTACTGGAGCCGGTCGCGCGGCGAGCTGTGGCGGAAGGGCGGCACCAGCGGCCACGTGCAGCGCGTCCGCGAGGTGCGCGTGGACTGCGACCGCGACGCGCTGGTCTACCGCGTGGAGCAGTCGGGCCCCGCGTGCCACACCGGCGAGCGTACCTGCTTCTACCGCGCGCCAGACGGCGACTCGCTCGCCGAAGCCGCGGACTCGCGCCCCGTCCTCACGCGCATCGACGACATCATCGAGCAGCGGCATGCGGAGCGGCCGGAGGGCTCGTACACGACCTACCTGTTCGACAAGGGCGTGGACAAGATCCTCAAGAAGGTGGGCGAGGAAGCCGCGGAGACCATCATCGCCGCCAAGAACTCCGGCACGGACGAGCTCCGCTCCGAGGCCGCGGACCTCGTCTTCCACCTGCTCGTCCTGCTCCGCGAGCGCGGCCTGCCGCTGTCCGACGTGTACGCCGAGCTGGACGCCCGCTTCGGCGCCGCCCCCCGCGCCGGCTCCACCGCCCCGCCCCCCTCCCGCTCCTCCGACGGCACCTGA